From one Culex quinquefasciatus strain JHB chromosome 3, VPISU_Cqui_1.0_pri_paternal, whole genome shotgun sequence genomic stretch:
- the LOC6038163 gene encoding leucine-rich repeat-containing protein 58: MDIVYTSDSGDSDAREQKTVDFGHANKRHLDEDLLRMCKTKKLAEDIETVLLNHNNLAVVPASIAEFENLRVLDLSNNSLDRIPEAVMQCQLSTLIVKNNRLGDDSLPKSMLAAGATLKELNLSGNRFTQFPEQVTELKALKYLYLGGNQITNVSKDIWKLQNLQLLSLGGNLITEIPDTVGLLNNLHALVLCDNLLEALPPSIARLVHLKSLLLHKNHLKHLPLDIITLKNLTELSLRDNPLVVRFVKDMTLNPPTLLELAARSAKIASVPYGPGDLPRTLIEYLQTANCCVNPNCKGVFFDNRVEHIKFVDFCGKYRIPLLQYLCSSKCIDDPGASVSHGEASSSMMRKVLLG, translated from the exons ATGGATATCGTGTACACGTCCGACAGCGGCGATAGCGACGCGCGCGAGCAGAAAACCGTCGACTTTGGCCATGCCAACAAGCGCCACCTGGACGAGGACCTGCTGCGCATGTGCAAAACGAAAAAGCTGGCCGAAGACATCGAGACGGTGCTGCTGAACCACAACAACCTGGCCGTCGTTCCGGCGTCGATTGCCGAGTTTGAGAATCTGCGCGTGCTGGACCTCAGCAACAACAGCCTCGACCGGATACCGGAAGCGGTGATGCAGTGCCAGCTGTCGACGCTGATCGTCAAGAACAACCGGCTCGGCGACGACTCGCTGCCCAAGTCGATGCTGGCCGCCGGTGCCACCCTGAAGGAGCTTAATCTGAGCGGTAATCGCTTCACGCAGTTTCCCGAGCAGGTCACGGAGCTGAAGGCGCTCAAGTATCTGTACCTCGGGGGCAACCAAATCACCAACGTATCCAAGGACATCTGGAAGCTGCAAAA CCTGCAGCTGCTGTCGCTCGGCGGAAATCTGATCACCGAGATTCCGGACACCGTCGGGCTGCTCAACAATCTCCACGCTCTCGTACTCTGTGATAATCTGCTCGAGGCGCTGCCCCCGTCGATCGCCCGGCTCGTGCACCTCAAGTCGCTGCTGCTGCACAAAAATCATCTGAAACATCTGCCGCTGGACATCATAACCCTTAAGAATCTTACAGAG CTCAGCCTACGTGACAACCCGCTGGTCGTTCGCTTCGTCAAAGACATGACCCTCAACCCACCGACGCTACTGGAACTGGCCGCCCGTTCGGCGAAGATTGCCTCCGTTCCGTACGGACCTGGCGATCTGCCCCGGACGCTGATCGAGTACCTGCAGACCGCCAACTGCTGTGTCAACCCCAACTGCAAAG GAGTATTCTTCGATAACCGCGTGGAACATATCAAATTTGTCGACTTTTGCGGTAAATACCGGATTCCGCTGCTGCAGTATTTGTGCTCTTCAAA GTGCATCGACGACCCGGGTGCGTCGGTGTCGCATGGCGAGGCCAGCAGCAGCATGATGCGAAAGGTTCTGCTCGGGTGA